The proteins below come from a single Drosophila busckii strain San Diego stock center, stock number 13000-0081.31 chromosome X, ASM1175060v1, whole genome shotgun sequence genomic window:
- the LOC108607146 gene encoding lipid storage droplets surface-binding protein 2 isoform X4, with product MASVEQQNGNSKPNNSVQESTEPPKDAKDLLPHLESLERIIKLPVVNAAWDKSQDVYGKVKGKNRVFSWALNAAEDCVARAVTTAAPIVNRLDRPIAYVDQTLVKGIEQLEVKAPIIKDTPQEIYTQAKNKVIDVVQPHIERVVKFKAAGQQKAASLKDLAWQKANEVLATQYGSLAVNGVDTTTALAERLLEYYFPKCDSDVEEDNVVGI from the exons ATGGCCAGTGTGGAGCAGCAAAACGGCAATAGTAAACCAAATAATAGCGTGCAAGAATCAACAGAGCCGCCCAAGGATGCCAAGGATCTGTTGCCGCATCTAGAGTCGCTGGAGCGCATTATCAAATTGCCTGTGGTGAATGCGGCTTGGGATAAATCACAGGATGTCTATGGCAAAGTGAAGG GCAAGAATCGCGTCTTTAGCTGGGCTTTAAATGCCGCCGAAGATTGCGTTGCTCGCGCTGTGACCACCGCAGCGCCAATTGTGAATCGCTTGGATCGTCCCATTGCCTATGTGGATCAGACTTTGGTCAAGGGCATTGAGCAGCTGGAGGTGAAAGCGCCTATTATTAAGGATACGCCACAGGAGATTTATACACAGGCCAAGAACAAAGTTATCGATGTGGTGCAGCCGCACATTGAGCGTGTGGTGAAATTCAAGGCAGCGGGACAGCAGAAGGCAGCTTCGCTTAAGGATCTGGCCTGGCAGAAGGCCAACGAGGTCTTGGCCACACAGTACGGCAGTCTGGCGGTTAACGGCGTGGATACTACCACAGCTCTGGCCGAACGTCTGCTGGAATATTATTTCCCAAAGTGTGATTCCGATGTGGAGGAGGATAATG TTGTTGGTATTTGA
- the LOC108607146 gene encoding lipid storage droplets surface-binding protein 2 isoform X2, which translates to MASVEQQNGNSKPNNSVQESTEPPKDAKDLLPHLESLERIIKLPVVNAAWDKSQDVYGKVKGKNRVFSWALNAAEDCVARAVTTAAPIVNRLDRPIAYVDQTLVKGIEQLEVKAPIIKDTPQEIYTQAKNKVIDVVQPHIERVVKFKAAGQQKAASLKDLAWQKANEVLATQYGSLAVNGVDTTTALAERLLEYYFPKCDSDVEEDNDDKQNAVVRNGKSAESDIIVIGEQQHDYDQELDTRFLVAASTVFLSMSLKIITEIVDYVRRNPEIIGIIDREINKLMCQFPPARTLYYTQYRQSDVYPTRSRVASIEMSPDRSSRCNRAT; encoded by the exons ATGGCCAGTGTGGAGCAGCAAAACGGCAATAGTAAACCAAATAATAGCGTGCAAGAATCAACAGAGCCGCCCAAGGATGCCAAGGATCTGTTGCCGCATCTAGAGTCGCTGGAGCGCATTATCAAATTGCCTGTGGTGAATGCGGCTTGGGATAAATCACAGGATGTCTATGGCAAAGTGAAGG GCAAGAATCGCGTCTTTAGCTGGGCTTTAAATGCCGCCGAAGATTGCGTTGCTCGCGCTGTGACCACCGCAGCGCCAATTGTGAATCGCTTGGATCGTCCCATTGCCTATGTGGATCAGACTTTGGTCAAGGGCATTGAGCAGCTGGAGGTGAAAGCGCCTATTATTAAGGATACGCCACAGGAGATTTATACACAGGCCAAGAACAAAGTTATCGATGTGGTGCAGCCGCACATTGAGCGTGTGGTGAAATTCAAGGCAGCGGGACAGCAGAAGGCAGCTTCGCTTAAGGATCTGGCCTGGCAGAAGGCCAACGAGGTCTTGGCCACACAGTACGGCAGTCTGGCGGTTAACGGCGTGGATACTACCACAGCTCTGGCCGAACGTCTGCTGGAATATTATTTCCCAAAGTGTGATTCCGATGTGGAGGAGGATAATG atgataaacaaaatgctgtcGTGCGAAATGGCAAAAGTGCTGAGAGTGACA ttattgttattggggagcagcagcacgacTATGATCAGGAGCTTGACACTAGATTCTTAGTAGCCGCCTCAACGGTATTTCTATCCATGTCCCTGAAAATCATAACTGAAATTGTTGATTACGTTAGAAGAAATCCAGAGATCATAGGCATTATCGATAGGGaaatcaacaaattaatg tGCCAGTTCCCGCCAGCGAGGACCCTGTATTACACACAGTACAGACAGTCGGACGTCTATCCAACAAGATCTCGCGTCGCGTCTATAGAAATGTCTCCAGACAGATCAAGCAGGTGCAACAGGGCAACATAA
- the LOC108607085 gene encoding microsomal glutathione S-transferase 1 isoform X1, protein MLNQELLTLENPVFCCYIFWATVLVVKMLLMSLLTALQRFRYKLLGLLPLALRRKIFPNEEDLFFKNIEVQFDDPHVERVRRAHRNDMENILPYFIMSLIYICTNPTEAVACNLFRVAAVARILHTLVYAVYPVPQPARIIAFATMMLITFYMAAVVALRTLSFI, encoded by the exons ATGTTGAACCAGGAGCTACTTACACTAGAGAATCCTGTATTCtgttgctatatattttgGGCCACAGTGCTGGTGgtgaaaatgcttttaatgtCGCTGCTGACAGCGTTGCAACGTTTTCGCTACAAG CTGCTTGGTTTACTGCCGCTGGCATTGCGACGCAAG ATATTTCCCAATGAGGAGGATTTGTTTTTCAAGAACATCGAAGTGCAGTTTGATGATCCACATGTCGAGCGTGTGCGCAG AGCGCATCGCAATGATATGGAGAACATACTGCCGTACTTTATCATGTCCTTGATATATATCTGCACAAATCCAACTGAAGCAGTGGCATGCAATCTGTTCCGTGTGGCAGCCGTAGCACGCATACTACATACGCTGGTCTATGCTGTTTATCCAGTTCCGCAGCCTGCGCGTATTATAGCCTTTGCCACCATGATGCTGATTACGTTCTATATGGCCGCCGTAGTTGCCTTACGCACGCTTAGTTTCATCTAA
- the LOC108607085 gene encoding microsomal glutathione S-transferase 1 isoform X2, whose translation MLNQELLTLENPVFCCYIFWATVLVVKMLLMSLLTALQRFRYKIFPNEEDLFFKNIEVQFDDPHVERVRRAHRNDMENILPYFIMSLIYICTNPTEAVACNLFRVAAVARILHTLVYAVYPVPQPARIIAFATMMLITFYMAAVVALRTLSFI comes from the exons ATGTTGAACCAGGAGCTACTTACACTAGAGAATCCTGTATTCtgttgctatatattttgGGCCACAGTGCTGGTGgtgaaaatgcttttaatgtCGCTGCTGACAGCGTTGCAACGTTTTCGCTACAAG ATATTTCCCAATGAGGAGGATTTGTTTTTCAAGAACATCGAAGTGCAGTTTGATGATCCACATGTCGAGCGTGTGCGCAG AGCGCATCGCAATGATATGGAGAACATACTGCCGTACTTTATCATGTCCTTGATATATATCTGCACAAATCCAACTGAAGCAGTGGCATGCAATCTGTTCCGTGTGGCAGCCGTAGCACGCATACTACATACGCTGGTCTATGCTGTTTATCCAGTTCCGCAGCCTGCGCGTATTATAGCCTTTGCCACCATGATGCTGATTACGTTCTATATGGCCGCCGTAGTTGCCTTACGCACGCTTAGTTTCATCTAA
- the LOC108607146 gene encoding lipid storage droplets surface-binding protein 2 isoform X1: MASVEQQNGNSKPNNSVQESTEPPKDAKDLLPHLESLERIIKLPVVNAAWDKSQDVYGKVKGKNRVFSWALNAAEDCVARAVTTAAPIVNRLDRPIAYVDQTLVKGIEQLEVKAPIIKDTPQEIYTQAKNKVIDVVQPHIERVVKFKAAGQQKAASLKDLAWQKANEVLATQYGSLAVNGVDTTTALAERLLEYYFPKCDSDVEEDNDDKQNAVVRNGKSAESDMPVPASEDPVLHTVQTVGRLSNKISRRVYRNVSRQIKQVQQGNINDYLSSLIAALKLHQYINFINSSMGTNVEQSTLASDNQAKPSNSSNNVKSKTTTPAPSPAAAATTTTTTASSGQ; this comes from the exons ATGGCCAGTGTGGAGCAGCAAAACGGCAATAGTAAACCAAATAATAGCGTGCAAGAATCAACAGAGCCGCCCAAGGATGCCAAGGATCTGTTGCCGCATCTAGAGTCGCTGGAGCGCATTATCAAATTGCCTGTGGTGAATGCGGCTTGGGATAAATCACAGGATGTCTATGGCAAAGTGAAGG GCAAGAATCGCGTCTTTAGCTGGGCTTTAAATGCCGCCGAAGATTGCGTTGCTCGCGCTGTGACCACCGCAGCGCCAATTGTGAATCGCTTGGATCGTCCCATTGCCTATGTGGATCAGACTTTGGTCAAGGGCATTGAGCAGCTGGAGGTGAAAGCGCCTATTATTAAGGATACGCCACAGGAGATTTATACACAGGCCAAGAACAAAGTTATCGATGTGGTGCAGCCGCACATTGAGCGTGTGGTGAAATTCAAGGCAGCGGGACAGCAGAAGGCAGCTTCGCTTAAGGATCTGGCCTGGCAGAAGGCCAACGAGGTCTTGGCCACACAGTACGGCAGTCTGGCGGTTAACGGCGTGGATACTACCACAGCTCTGGCCGAACGTCTGCTGGAATATTATTTCCCAAAGTGTGATTCCGATGTGGAGGAGGATAATG atgataaacaaaatgctgtcGTGCGAAATGGCAAAAGTGCTGAGAGTGACA tGCCAGTTCCCGCCAGCGAGGACCCTGTATTACACACAGTACAGACAGTCGGACGTCTATCCAACAAGATCTCGCGTCGCGTCTATAGAAATGTCTCCAGACAGATCAAGCAGGTGCAACAGGGCAACATAAACGACTATTTAAGCTCATTAATTGCGGCATTGAAGCTGCATCAGTACATCAACTTCATCAATTCATCCATGGGCACAAATGTGGAGCAGTCGACATTAGCGAGTGATAACCAAGCCAAGcccagcaatagcagcaacaatgttaaaagcaaaacaacaacgcCAGCCCcatcgccagcagctgcagcgactacaacaacaacaactgcgtcCAGTGGCCAATAA
- the LOC108607087 gene encoding cytochrome c oxidase copper chaperone — protein MGSNTSKAVVETAAIPTTGAGGEKPKCKACCACPETKRVRDACIVENGEENCTALIEAHKKCMREAGFQI, from the exons atggGCAGCAATACATCAAAGGCGGTAGTAGAGACTGCAGCAATTCCAACTACAGGCGCTGGCGGTGAGAAACCCAAATGCAAAGCCTGCTGCGCTTGTCCCGAGACCAAGCGTGTACGTGATGCATG CATCGTGGAGAACGGCGAGGAAAACTGCACGGCGCTCATTGAGGCGCATAAGAAATGCATGCGCGAAGCGGGCTTTCAAATCTAA
- the LOC108607086 gene encoding microsomal glutathione S-transferase 1, whose amino-acid sequence MNNDTVAVASLLSKSNPVFCCYMFWSSLLILKMLLMSLLTARQRMKTKTVANPEDLRMMRTTEVRFHDQNVERVRRAHRNDLENILPFMLVSLAYVACGPHALTASLLIRIGAAARLLHTIVYAVIPLPQPIRAICFFINFGIVIFEAIYVMICVAKYI is encoded by the exons ATGAATAACGATACGGTGGCAGTCGCTTCATTGCTGAGCAAATCGAATcctgttttttgttgctatatgTTCTGGAGCAGTTTGTTgatattgaaaatgttgctaatGTCCTTGCTGACGGCTCGTCAACGGATGAAAACCAAAACGGTTGCCAATCCCGAGGATTTACGCATGATGCGCACCACCGAGGTGCGATTCCATGATCAAAATGTGGAGCGCGTTAGACG cgCCCATCGCAACGATCTGGAGAACATATTGCCCTTCATGCTGGTATCTCTGGCTTATGTGGCATGCGGACCTCACGCATTGACTGCCTCGTTGCTGATACGCATTGGGGCTGCGGCAAGGCTGTTGCATACTATAGTCTATGCTGTGATTCCGTTGCCGCAGCCAATCCGTGCCATCTGCTTCTTTATCAACTTTGGCATTGTGATCTTTGAGGCGATCTATGTGATGATTTGCGTTGCCAAGTACATCTAG
- the LOC108606346 gene encoding T-complex protein 11-like protein 1: protein MDNKDNEQQQQQPGNQLDNADRIRTDSEGSTDSLSRFILPSVDGSPPKIVTMDEVASMFKNLKNMELAHEIALNPEFKLEPYKPPMDSLEGLIKTMVHKAFWDLLREQLNREPPAYDQAIRLLGEIKEDFPQLLSAKNASVMGRINAALDEQLIQQQAERGTLDFRAYANFVINLLANLCCPARDDAVAKLREIEDVVDTFRGILETMSLMKLDMANFLLSLARSDIAANSVQYEKQKFSTYLREFHGNAGFPATEDWLQRHRAGCNSQDDIIYNAFMQLLDYPADKDFPELLRIDKERFEGLSWRAQRLILCASLISIAQSVPVISQRRENRIQLAQQLDILMQHVKQQDHISAAIDNCYEQIRAFINESLVKEQQSPLNDAQQEQLKAQVLQLCNKTSPVRSLMAKRLDGFVRVALRSNGNIPPPPAGFTDFGEELVAFIASFRRLVSYNHAVFGEHFMQLLQPNSNVEPAAEAAAASNASNLAAAAQTAKP from the exons ATGGATAACAAAGacaacgaacaacaacaacaacaaccaggcAATCAGCTGGATAATGCTGATCGTATACGCACGGATAGTGAAGGGTCTACGGATAGCTTATCACGTTTTATCCTGCCCAGTGTGGATGGCAGTCCACCCAAAATTGTAACCATGGATGAGGTTGCAAGCATGTTCAAGAATCTGAAGAATATGGAGTTGGCCCATGAAATTGCACTCAATCCGGAATTCAAATTGGAGCCATACAAACCGCCAATGGATAG tCTGGAGGGACTTATCAAGACGATGGTGCATAAGGCTTTCTGGGACTTGTTGCGTGAGCAACTGAATCGGGAGCCCCCGGCATACGATCAGGCTATACGTCTGCTGGGCGAAATCAAAGAGGACTTCCCACAGCTGCTGTCCGCCAAGAATGCGAGCGTAATGGGACGCATTAATGCAGCGCTGGATGAGCAGCTCATACAACAGCAGGCGGAACGTGGAACCTTGGATTTCAGAGCTTATGCTAATTTTGTCATCAACTTACTGGCGAATCTATGCTGTCCAGCAAGGGATGATGCTGTGGCCAAGCTGCGTGAGATTGAAGATGTGGTGGATACATTTCGTGGCATACTAGAGACTATGTCGCTGATGAAACTGGATATGGCCAACTTCTTATTGTCCTTGGCACGCAGCGATATTGCAGCCAATTCGGTACagtatgaaaagcaaaagttcaGCACTTATCTAAGAGAGTTTCATGGCAATG CTGGCTTTCCTGCCACTGAGGATTGGCTGCAACGTCATCGGGCTGGCTGCAATAGTCAGGATGATATTATTTACAATGcttttatgcagctgcttgacTATCCGGCAGACAAGGACTTCCCCGAGCTGCTGCGCATCGATAAGGAACGCTTCGAGGGCTTAAGCTGGCGCGCTCAGCGTCTTATACTCTGCGCTTCGCTGATTTCCATAGCACAGAGTGTGCCAGTCATTTCGCAGCGACGTGAGAATCGCATCCAACTGGCGCAACAGCTGGACATACTCATGCAACATGTGAAGCAACAGGA TCATATAAGCGCTGCCATCGACAACTGCTATGAACAAATACGCGCTTTTATCAACGAGTCTCTTGTTAAGGAGCAACAGTCGCCACTCAATGATgcgcagcaggagcagctcaAGGCCCAGGTGCTACAACTGTGCAACAAAACATCGCCAGTGCGCAGTTTAATGG CCAAGCGTCTGGATGGCTTTGTGCGTGTTGCACTGCGTTCCAATGGCAACATACCGCCGCCACCTGCGGGCTTTACTGACTTTGGCGAGGAGCTGGTTGCATTTATTGCCTCGTTCCGGCGTCTCGTCTCCTACAATCATGCCGTATTCGGGGAACACttcatgcagctgctgcagcccaATAGTAACGTGGAGCCGGCAGCTGAGGCTGCAGCGGCTAGCAATGCTTCCAATCTGGCTGCGGCGGCGCAGACTGCAAAGCCATAA
- the LOC108607146 gene encoding lipid storage droplets surface-binding protein 2 isoform X3 yields MASVEQQNGNSKPNNSVQESTEPPKDAKDLLPHLESLERIIKLPVVNAAWDKSQDVYGKVKGKNRVFSWALNAAEDCVARAVTTAAPIVNRLDRPIAYVDQTLVKGIEQLEVKAPIIKDTPQEIYTQAKNKVIDVVQPHIERVVKFKAAGQQKAASLKDLAWQKANEVLATQYGSLAVNGVDTTTALAERLLEYYFPKCDSDVEEDNVPVPASEDPVLHTVQTVGRLSNKISRRVYRNVSRQIKQVQQGNINDYLSSLIAALKLHQYINFINSSMGTNVEQSTLASDNQAKPSNSSNNVKSKTTTPAPSPAAAATTTTTTASSGQ; encoded by the exons ATGGCCAGTGTGGAGCAGCAAAACGGCAATAGTAAACCAAATAATAGCGTGCAAGAATCAACAGAGCCGCCCAAGGATGCCAAGGATCTGTTGCCGCATCTAGAGTCGCTGGAGCGCATTATCAAATTGCCTGTGGTGAATGCGGCTTGGGATAAATCACAGGATGTCTATGGCAAAGTGAAGG GCAAGAATCGCGTCTTTAGCTGGGCTTTAAATGCCGCCGAAGATTGCGTTGCTCGCGCTGTGACCACCGCAGCGCCAATTGTGAATCGCTTGGATCGTCCCATTGCCTATGTGGATCAGACTTTGGTCAAGGGCATTGAGCAGCTGGAGGTGAAAGCGCCTATTATTAAGGATACGCCACAGGAGATTTATACACAGGCCAAGAACAAAGTTATCGATGTGGTGCAGCCGCACATTGAGCGTGTGGTGAAATTCAAGGCAGCGGGACAGCAGAAGGCAGCTTCGCTTAAGGATCTGGCCTGGCAGAAGGCCAACGAGGTCTTGGCCACACAGTACGGCAGTCTGGCGGTTAACGGCGTGGATACTACCACAGCTCTGGCCGAACGTCTGCTGGAATATTATTTCCCAAAGTGTGATTCCGATGTGGAGGAGGATAATG tGCCAGTTCCCGCCAGCGAGGACCCTGTATTACACACAGTACAGACAGTCGGACGTCTATCCAACAAGATCTCGCGTCGCGTCTATAGAAATGTCTCCAGACAGATCAAGCAGGTGCAACAGGGCAACATAAACGACTATTTAAGCTCATTAATTGCGGCATTGAAGCTGCATCAGTACATCAACTTCATCAATTCATCCATGGGCACAAATGTGGAGCAGTCGACATTAGCGAGTGATAACCAAGCCAAGcccagcaatagcagcaacaatgttaaaagcaaaacaacaacgcCAGCCCcatcgccagcagctgcagcgactacaacaacaacaactgcgtcCAGTGGCCAATAA
- the LOC108607084 gene encoding translation machinery-associated protein 16 homolog, with protein sequence MTNLRKELEKCKHPNSRKTKALGKKARRQNNKHKGRLGHAIKSNIMGEKLSWFLGQIEEGRTTPLTPQEFEDMITLYLQRFDEELAQIALKQSIGKNRANQHAARQDVIKITLERERNEYESGGMEILNLCDAEKLKMLFDWDGSALSVQHLKLDLVSQNMLRRLKQQPTTSSKAAEEMETA encoded by the exons ATG acGAATTTGCGCAAAGAACTAGAGAAATGCAAGCATCCCAACAGTCGCAAAACCAAGGCGCTGGGCAAGAAGGCACGCCGCcagaacaacaaacacaaaggGCGCCTTGGACATGCGATCAAGAGTAACATTATGGGTGAGAAACTAAGCTGGTTCCTGGGTCAAATAGAGGAGGGACGGACTACACCGCTTACACCACAAGAGTTCGAGGATATGATAACGTTATATCTGCAGCGTTTTGATGAGGAACTGGCGCAAATAGCGCTAAAACAGTCCATAGGCAAGAATCGCGCTAACCAGCATGCGGCGCGTCAGgatgttattaaaataacgTTGGAAAGAGAACGCAATGAATATGAAAGCGGTGGCATGG AAATACTTAATCTTTGCGATGCGGAGaagcttaaaatgttatttgATTGGGATGGTAGTGCCCTGAgtgtgcagcatttaaaattggaTTTGGTGTCACAGAATATGTTGCGGCGtctcaagcagcagccaacaacaagcagcaaggcAGCAGAGGAAATGGAAACAGCATAA
- the LOC108605713 gene encoding lipoamide acyltransferase component of branched-chain alpha-keto acid dehydrogenase complex, mitochondrial: MATAHLLRNANTLWLLKNCRQLPASSLTRCLHWTPTLEKKVNFNLSDIGEGIREVTVKEWFVKVGDKVEQFDNLCEVQSDKASVTITSRYDGKITKIFHTIDELALVGKPLLEFEVEDEEGDEDSSSSSDSSDDEKSPASSQAAAAPTNGRLITPATPAVRRLAKEHNLDLTQVPSTGRNGRVLKGDILEYLGQVPAGTNVPHPSNVVKQPTTAAAPAAPTAADRVEVLKGVRKSMLKAMTESLKIPHFAYSDEIDMSELMKFRTKLQAAAQEQGVPKLTFMPFCIKAASIALSKFPIVNSTLDLASESLIYKGAHNISVAIDTPQGLVVPNVKNCQSKNIIQIAKDLQALVERGRKGTLTPADFADGTFSLSNIGIVGGTYTHPCIMAPQVAIGAMGRTKPVPRFNDKDELIKAHIMSVSWSADHRVIDGVTMASFSNVWKQHLEQPALFLLH, translated from the exons ATGGCCACAGCACATTTGCTACGAAATGCCAACACGCTTTGGTTGCTAAAGAACTGTCGCCAACTGCCAGCAAGCAGT CTTACGCGTTGTTTGCACTGGACACCCACACTGGAGAAGAAGGTTAACTTTAATCTGAGCGACATTGGTGAGGGCATTCGTGAAGTAACTGTCAAGGAATGGTTTGTCAAAGTGGGCGACAAAGTGGAACAGTTTGACAATCTCTGCGAGGTGCAATCGGACAAGGCTTCGGTGACCATCACCAGTCGCTATGATGGCAAAATAACCAAAATCTTTCACACCATTGATGAGCTAGCGCTGGTGGGCAAACCTTTGCTGGAATTTGAAGTTGAAGATGAGGAGGGCGATGaagatagcagcagcagcagtgataGTTCAGATGATGAAAAGTCGCCAGCGAGCAGccaggcggcagcagcacctACAAATGGACGTCTTATAACGCCAGCAACGCCTGCAGTTAGGCGCCTAGCGAAGGAGCATAATCTGGACCTGACGCAGGTGCCTTCCACGGGCAGAAATGGACGCGTATTGAAAGGTGACATCTTGGAGTACTTGGGCCAAGTACCAGCTGGCACCAATGTGCCGCATCCCAGCAATGTGGTCAAGCAgccaacaactgcagcagcgcctgctgctccCACTGCCGCTGATCGTGTAGAGGTGCTCAAGGGTGTGCGCAAGTCCATGCTCAAGGCTATGACAGAGTCTTTG AAAATTCCGCACTTTGCCTACAGCGATGAGATAGACATGTCCGAGCTAATGAAGTTCCGCACTAAACTGCAAGCAGCTGCCCAAGAGCAAGGCGTACCCAAGCTTACATTTATGCCATTCTGCATTAAGGCCGCCAGCATTGCCCTGAGCAAATTTCCCATAGTCAACAGCACTTTGGACTTGGCGAGCGAATCTTTGATCTATAAGGGTGCACACAATATTAGCGTGGCCATAGACACACCTCAGGGACTGGTGGTGCCAAATGTGAAGAATTGTCAGTCGAAGAATATCATACAAATTGCCAAGGATCTGCAGGCGCTGGTGGAGCGTGGACGCAAAGGCACCTTGACGCCCGCAGACTTTGCGGACGGCACCTTCTCCCTTTCCAATATAGGCATA GTGGGTGGCACTTATACGCATCCTTGCATTATGGCGCCGCAGGTGGCTATTGGTGCCATGGGACGCACCAAGCCTGTGCCACGCTTCAATGACAAGGATGAGCTGATCAAGGCGCATATTATGAGTGTGAGCTGGTCTGCTGATCATCGTGTCATCGATGGCGTTACCATGGCCAGTTTCTCCAACGTCTGGAAACAGCATCTGGAGCAGCCAGCGCTCTTCCTGCTGCACTAA